In one window of Tachypleus tridentatus isolate NWPU-2018 chromosome 2, ASM421037v1, whole genome shotgun sequence DNA:
- the LOC143244188 gene encoding protein FAM200C-like has translation MMKAVNLIFGEASAKKMQQVSLSNNTIQRRISKMSMDVKEQVLTEINGSPLFSFQLDESTDVSSCSQLLVFVKYINSGDIKDEFLFCSALETTTKADDVIEKVSTFFQDEVLQWENVCGVYTDGAPAMLGSKSGFQSRMKKLAPQTKVIHCMIHRYALASKTLPASLQEVLESVIKIVNYVKTQALNTRLFKELWKDMNADHEVLLFYTAVRWLSKGNVINRVFEMKDEIKLFLETKERKDLVAHFEDEAWNKRVAYLADIFDQLNKLNLKLQGRETHVLLFQDSLRAFVSKLQNWRRKTNLGNIAMFEKLCGVTDESQIQLDQFLKDEITEHLQSLKK, from the coding sequence atgatgaaagcagtaaatcttatttttggagaagccagtgcaaagaagatgcagcaagtatccctgtcaaataatactatacagaggcgcatttctaaaatgtctatggatgtgaaggaacaggttttgactgaaatcaatggttcccctttgttctcctttcagctcgacgagtcaacagatgtaagttcatgttctcagttgcttgtgtttgtgaaatacattaattcaggtgacatcaaagacgaattcttattctgcagtgcacttgaaacaacaacaaaagctgatgatgtcatagaaaaagtttcaactttttttcaagacgaagttcttcaatgggaaaacgtgtgtggggtttatacggatggggcaccggctatgctgggatcgaaatcaggattccagtcgagaatgaagaagctagcacctcaaacAAAGgtcatccactgcatgattcaccgatatgctctcgccagtaagactctccctgcctctctgcaggaagtgcttgaatctgtaataaaaattgtaaattatgtgaagacgcaagcactcaacactcgcctattcaaagaactatggaaagacatgaatgctgaccacgaagtccttctcttctacacagcagtacgttggttgtcgaaaggaaacgttattaatcgtgtctttgaaatgaaagatgaaataaagctattcctggagactaaagaaaggaaagatcttgtagctcacttcgaagatgaagcatggaataaaagggttgcgtacctagccgacatttttgaccagctgaacaagctcaatttgaagcttcaaggaagggaaacacatgttctcctttttcaagatagtcttcgggcctttgtttccaaactgcagaactggcgtcggaaaaccaatcttggaaacatcgctatgtttgaaaaactttgtggagtgacggatgagtctcagatccaactggatcagttcctcaaggatgagattaccgaacatcttcagtctctaaaAAAgtaa